One region of Citrus sinensis cultivar Valencia sweet orange chromosome 6, DVS_A1.0, whole genome shotgun sequence genomic DNA includes:
- the LOC102624321 gene encoding isopentenyl-diphosphate Delta-isomerase I: MSTTTLYNCATTKLCSSLINNSSSFSKSRLFFSSSHFAPRVSSIRRPLSLRGASRSSSSSSSARAISTMGDATTDAGMDAVQRRLMFEDECILVDENDRVVGHENKYNCHLMEKIESLNLLHRAFSVFLFNSKYELLLQQRSGTKVTFPLVWTNTCCSHPLYRESELIEENALGVRNAAQRKLLDELGICAEDVPVDEFTPLGRILYKAPSDGKWGEHELDYLLFIVRDVSVNPNPDEVAEYKYVNREQLKELLRKADAGEEGLKLSPWFRLVVDNFLFKWWDHLEKGTLNEVIDMKTIHKLT; the protein is encoded by the exons ATGTCTACTACTACGCTTTATAACTGCGCCACAACCAAACTCTGCTCCTCACTAATCAACaactcttcttctttctcgAAGTCCCGTCTATTTTTCTCCTCTTCCCATTTCGCCCCTAGGGTTTCTTCGATTCGCAGGCCTCTGTCCTTGAGAGGTGCCTCTcgttctagctcttcttcttcttccgcTCGCGCAATCAGCACTATGGGTGACGCTACTACTGATGCCGGCATGGACGCTGTCCAGCGCCGCCTCATGTTTGAAGACga ATGCATTTTGGTGGATGAGAATGATCGCGTTGTTGGTCATGAAAACAAATACAACT GTCACTTGATGGAAAAGATTGAGTCTTTGAATTTGCTACACAGAGCCTTCAGCGTATTTTTGtttaactcaaaatatgaGCTACTCCTTCAG CAACGCTCTGGAACCAAAGTTACCTTCCCTCTTGTGTGGACTAACACCTGCTGCAGCCATCCTCTGTACCGTGAATCTGAGCTTATTGAGGAGAACGCTCTTG GGGTGAGGAATGCTGCACAAAGAAAGCTTTTGGATGAGCTGGGCATTTGTGCTGAAGATGTGCCAGTTGATGAGTTCACTCCACTGGGTCGCATTCTGTACAAGGCCCCTTCTGATGGCAAGTGGGGGGAGCATGAAC TTGACTACTTACTTTTCATTGTCCGAGATGTTAGTGTTAACCCAAATCCTGATGAAGTAGCCGAGTATAAATATGTCAACCGGGAACAGTTAAAAGAGCTTTTGAGGAAAGCAGATGCTGGAGAAGAAGGTTTGAAGCTGTCTCCTTGGTTCAGACTGGTTGTGGACAATTTCTTGTTCAAGTGGTGGGATCACCTCGAAAAAGGTACCCTTAACGAAGTCATTGACATGAAGACCATTCACAAGTTGACTTAA